Proteins encoded together in one Macadamia integrifolia cultivar HAES 741 chromosome 8, SCU_Mint_v3, whole genome shotgun sequence window:
- the LOC122085978 gene encoding pentatricopeptide repeat-containing protein At4g21065, whose protein sequence is MQTKQPIISFDSSLLQSFSSSALTYYNSRKSLLFSSFCTLSPPKTSKSYTLKKCIALLLTCASSKFRLKQIHGFSIRHGVPFTDPDLGKHLIFTLVSLSGPMSYAHHIFSQIQNPNIFTWNTMIRGYAESENPAPAIQLYRQMQISSIDPDTHTYPFLLKACAKLLTVREGEKIHCTAIRNGFEALVFVQNTLVHMYAACGFYESAHKLFELMPERNLVTWNSVINGFALNGRPNEALTLFRDMGLEGVEPDGFTMVSLLTACAELGSLALGRRAHVYMLKIGLNSNLHAGNALIDLYAKCGSIKEAHRVFFEMERRNVVSWTSLIVGLAVNGFGKNAIELFVQLEREGLVPTEITFVGVLYACSHCGMVDQGFEYLKRMREVYGIVPKIEHYGCIVDLLGRAGLVQEAHEFTQNMPLVPNAVVWRTILGACTIHGHLALGEVARAHLVRLEPKHCGDYVLLSNLYASEGRWSDVQRVRRKMLREGVRKTPGHSLFELGNCVHEFVMGDRSHPQSKEIYEKLEDITRLLKLEGYVPRTTNVLADIEEEEKENALCYHSEKIAIAFALINTASRTPIRIVKNLRVCADCHLAIKLISKIFDREIVVRDRSRFHHFRDGSCSCGDYW, encoded by the coding sequence ATGCAAACAAAGCAACCAATCATCTCCTTTGACTCATCTCTTCTGCAAAGTTTCTCATCATCAGCATTAACATATTACAATTCCAGAAagtcccttctcttctcctccttttgcACACTAAGCCCTCCAAAAACCTCCAAATCCTACACGCTCAAGAAGTGCATTGCGCTCTTGCTGACATGTGCCTCGTCCAAATTCAGATTGAAGCAGATCCATGGCTTCTCCATCAGGCATGGTGTTCCCTTCACGGACCCGGACCTTGGGAAACACCTCATCTTCACCTTGGTTTCTCTTTCAGGCCCCATGTCCTATGCCCACCACATCTTCTCgcaaatccaaaacccaaatatCTTTACTTGGAATACCATGATTAGAGGGTATGCTGAGAGTGAAAACCCTGCGCCAGCCATTCAATTGTACCGTCAAATGCAGATTTCCTCCATTGATCCTGACACCCACACCTACCCTTTTCTTCTAAAGGCCTGCGCAAAGCTGTTGACTGTCAGAGAAGGTGAGAAGATACACTGCACTGCCATAAGAAATGGGTTTGAGGCATTAGTCTTTGTTCAGAACACTTTGGTTCATATGTATGCTGCTTGCGGGTTTTATGAGAGCGCGCACAAGCTGTTTGAGTTAATGCCTGAAAGAAACCTTGTGACGTGGAACTCCGTTATTAATGGGTTTGCTCTTAATGGGAGGCCCAATGAGGCTCTGACGCTTTTCAGGGATATGGGCTTGGAGGGTGTTGAGCCAGATGGTTTCACCATGGTTAGTTTGCTCACTGCTTGTGCTGAGCTTGGATCTTTGGCTTTGGGTAGGAGAGCTCATGTGTACATGCTGAAGATTGGTTTGAATAGTAACTTGCATGCTGGGAATGCCCTTATAGACCTCTATGCAAAATGTGGGAGCATTAAAGAGGCACATAGAGTATTTTTTGAGATGGAGAGAAGGAATGTTGTCTCTTGGACTTCTTTGATTGTTGGCTTGGCCGTTAATGGGTTTGGCAAGAACGCAATTGAGCTCTTTGTGCAGCTGGAGAGGGAGGGATTGGTTCCTACTGAGATTACCTTCGTTGGGGTCTTGTATGCCTGCAGTCATTGTGGAATGGTGGATCAAGGATTTGAGTACCTCAAGAGGATGAGGGAAGTGTATGGGATCGTGCCTAAGATAGAACATTATGGTTGCATTGTTGATTTGCTTGGTAGGGCAGGTTTGGTACAAGAAGCACATGAGTTTACTCAAAATATGCCACTGGTGCCCAATGCTGTTGTTTGGAGGACTATACTTGGCGCTTGCACAATTCATGGGCATTTGGCCTTAGGAGAAGTTGCACGAGCACACCTTGTCCGATTAGAACCCAAACATTGTGGCGACTATGTGCTGCTTTCCAACTTGTATGCATCTGAGGGGAGATGGTCAGATGTGCAAAGGGTGAGGAGGAAAATGTTGAGGGAAGGAGTGAGGAAAACCCCTGGTCATAGTCTTTTTGAGCTAGGGAACTGTGTGCATGAGTTTGTCATGGGTGATCGATCTCACCCGCAAAGTAAGGAGATTTATGAGAAGCTAGAAGACATCACAAGGTTATTGAAGTTGGAAGGTTATGTGCCCCGCACAACGAATGTGCTTGCAGAcatagaggaggaggagaaagagaatgcACTATGTTATCATAGTGAGAAGATTGCAATTGCTTTTGCTCTGATCAATACCGCTTCTCGGACCCCAATTAGGATTGTGAAGAACTTGAGGGTTTGTGCAGATTGCCATTTGGCTATTAAGCTCATCTCAAAGATTTTTGATAGGGAGATTGTTGTTAGGGATCGTAGTCGATTCCACCATTTTAGAGATGGATCTTGTTCTTGTGGGGATTATTGGTGA
- the LOC122085790 gene encoding aldehyde oxidase GLOX-like translates to MHMQLLNNDRVIIFDRTDFGRSNLSLPDGKCRNDSNDSVLKYDCTAHSAEYNVYNNSIRALMVQTDTWCSSGAVAADGRLIQTGGYNDGERVVRIFKPCATCDWEEIPNGLSARRWYATNNLLPDGRIIIIGGRQQFNYEYYPKSTSTNMTFSLPFLKQTSDRYEDNLYPYVYLNVDGNLFIFANNKSILFNYTSNSVVQTYPDIPDGNPRNYPSTGSSVLLPLKLNSSSLVDVEVLICGGAPKGSMQKATSGSFIGALDTCGRIRITDPNPTWTMETMPLARVMGDMTLLPNGQVLIINGAARGVAGWEMGRDPVFYPVLYQPDNQNVSARFQVQNPSTIPRMYHSTAILLRDGRVLVGGSNPHQYYNFTGVLYPTELSLEAFSPGYLDSTYSGLRPTITSPVSYTKLKYGQRLPIRFSVPSGTKVNRKGIKVTMVSASFTTHSYSQNQRLLVLNAGHVLPVTDIAYGLAVTTPNSAFLAPPGYYLLFVVHEDIPSEGVWVQIQ, encoded by the coding sequence ATGCACATGCAACTCCTCAACAACGACCGAGTCATCATCTTCGACCGCACCGATTTCGGCCGCTCCAATCTCTCCTTACCCGACGGCAAATGCCGAAATGACTCCAACGACTCCGTTCTCAAATACGATTGCACTGCTCACTCCGCAGAGTACAACGTATACAATAATTCCATCCGTGCCCTTATGGTTCAAACCGATACTTGGTGCTCTTCCGGCGCCGTCGCCGCCGACGGCCGTCTTATCCAAACCGGTGGTTACAACGACGGCGAACGCGTCGTCCGGATTTTCAAACCTTGTGCCACTTGTGATTGGGAAGAAATCCCAAATGGGTTAAGTGCAAGACGTTGGTATGCAACAAATAATTTATTACCCGATGGCCGGATCATCATCATCGGTGGTCGCCAACAATTCAATTATGAGTATTACCCGAAATCCACTTCCACTAATATGACCTTCTCATTACCTTTCTTGAAACAAACAAGTGACCGTTATGAAGATAATCTCTACCCTTATGTGTACCTCAATGTGGATGGTAACCTATTCATCTTTGCCAACAATAAATCAATCTTGTTCAACTACACTAGTAACTCCGTGGTCCAGACCTACCCAGATATTCCTGATGGCAATCCTCGTAATTACCCAAGCACAGgctcttcagttcttctcccaCTTAAGCTTAACAGCTCCTCTCTGGTAGATGTTGAGGTCCTCATCTGTGGTGGAGCTCCAAAAGGGTCAATGCAGAAGGCCACTTCAGGGAGTTTCATCGGAGCACTAGATACATGTGGAAGAATCCGAATCACTGACCCGAATCCAACATGGACTATGGAGACAATGCCCTTGGCTAGAGTCATGGGAGATATGACTTTACTCCCTAACGGTCAAGTCTTGATCATTAATGGTGCAGCAAGAGGGGTTGCGGGTTGGGAAATGGGTAGAGATCCAGTTTTTTACCCTGTTCTTTACCAACCCGATAACCAAAACGTGTCGGCCCGATTCCAAGTACAAAACCCATCCACGATTCCACGTATGTACCATTCTACAGCTATCTTACTACGTGACGGTCGGGTTTTAGTGGGAGGAAGCAATCCCCATCAGTACTATAACTTCACCGGAGTTCTTTACCCGACGGAATTAAGCTTAGAAGCATTCTCTCCTGGTTATTTGGATTCCACGTATTCGGGTTTACGCCCGACGATCACCAGCCCGGTGTCGTATACCAAGTTAAAATACGGGCAACGATTACCGATACGGTTCTCGGTGCCGAGTGGGACAAAGGTGAATAGGAAGGGGATAAAGGTGACCATGGTGTCAGCATCTTTCACAACACACTCTTACTCTCAGAACCAGAGGCTGTTGGTGTTGAATGCAGGGCATGTGTTGCCTGTAACGGATATAGCTTATGGCTTGGCTGTGACGACTCCAAATTCAGCTTTCCTGGCACCTCCGGGGTATTATCTTCTATTTGTGGTTCATGAAGATATACCCAGTGAGGGGGTTTGGGTTCAAATACAGTAA
- the LOC122086837 gene encoding uncharacterized protein LOC122086837 produces MATKMSLKILLDKSRNKVLFAESGKDFVDVLFSLLRLPVSTIVRLLTPAKTTTCCIGNVYSSVDNLDKLYLQPNVDKSQLLQPKISSLGNEMQMLLMQSDCEEMKPSYYCCPKRMDLMSSCWNYVSNVKGASCGGCGEKMMAEMSFVEGQGSSTVGNGGGCSVGGDAGEGGGYVNEVMTYMITDDLEVKPMSTISSIALLNRYDVKNVGALEDRVVHFRRKKVLDLLRASLQSKSVLTDVFLKEGIKYEPCSSPALPAPPLPPSPSSRPRPSLVPVSTSATTITTPITDGQICSETDLFRGIRPAINVDLSVSRVGSAAQLKPMKQVHGSSKLELAQYREVATLAQCGSDHSPAQPSPSPSPSPSPLAHRLRPPPRPRPKPKAKAEAEPKPTTPSSSPPLSRPHLHPRRHHHHCPLPNKNRESMNYQMNFLFLKYLRLIQPKEFQFLDQKSIC; encoded by the exons ATGGCAACTAAGATGAGCTTAAAGATTCTGCTAGACAAGAGCAGAAACAAGGTCCTCTTCGCAGAATCTGGAAAGGACTTTGTGGATGTCCTCTTCAGCCTCTTGAGATTGCCTGTTAGCACCATAGTGAGACTCCTCACCCCAGCTAAAACCACGACTTGCTGCATAGGCAATGTCTATTCCAGCGTAGATAATCTTGACAAGCtttacttgcaaccaaacgtggaTAAATCTCAGCTTTTGCAGCCCAAGATTAGTTCTTTAGGCAATGAAATGCAAATGCTACTCATGCAGAGTGACTGTGAAGAAATGAAGCCGAGCTATTATTGTTGTCCTAAGCGTATGGATTTGATGAGTAGTTGTTGGAATTATGTGAGCAATGTGAAGGGGGCTTCGTGCGGTGGTTGTGGAGAGAAGATGATGGCTGAGATGAGTTTCGTCGAGGGACAAGGCTCGTCGACGGTGGGGAATGGTGGTGGTTGTTCTGTTGGAGGAGATGCAGGAGAAGGAGGAGGGTATGTGAATGAGGTGATGACTTATATGATTACTGATGATCTGGAGGTGAAGCCAATGTCTACCATCTCTAGTATTGCCCTTCTTAATAGGTATGATGTCAAGAATGTTGGAGCCTTGGAGGATAGGGTCGTTCATTTCCGCAGGAAAAAG GTTTTGGATTTGTTGAGGGCTTCATTGCAGTCTAAGTCGGTTCTTACGGATGTCTTCCTTAAGGAAGGGATTAAATATGAACCATGTTCTTCACCAGCACTGCCAGCACCGCCACTGCCACCATCACCCTCTTCCCGGCCTAGGCCCTCCCTGGTCCCTGTCTCCACCTctgccaccaccatcaccaccccAATTACAGATGGACAAATCTGTTCGGAAACAGATCTCTTTCGTGGAATTAGACCTGCTATTAACGTCGACTTATCTGTCAGTCGCGTTGGGTCTGCCGCTCAGTTGAAACCTATGAAACAAGTCCACGGTAGTTCAAAACTGGAATTGGCCCAATATCGCGAAGTGGCCACCCTTGCTCAATGTGGGTCAGACCATTCtccagcccaacccagccccagccccagccccagccccagccccttAGCCCATCGACTCCGGCCCCCGCCCCGGCCCCGGCCCAAGCCCAAGGCCAAGGCCGAGGCCGAGCCCAAGCCCACAacaccatcatcatcaccacccCTTTCCCGGCCCCATCTCCACCCtcgccgccaccaccaccactgccctctcccaaataaaaatagagaatctATGAACTAtcaaatgaatttcttatttttaaaatatttgagATTGATCCAACCAAaagaatttcaatttcttgaccaaAAATCTATTTGTTGA